The following proteins come from a genomic window of Athalia rosae chromosome 1, iyAthRosa1.1, whole genome shotgun sequence:
- the LOC105687176 gene encoding transmembrane protein 59-like, with product MERNKEIVAIFLVLIVDLVYADVYYNFVNRGDPCVALCDKTPLSFSDTNYLKSCCQRGCTFFRLVDLRHGLEPGSLNSTRDACEASCIEAYSSPQDRYACNTGCEFMAKQHVSELVTLFSVAIYVEEGPDSSILLMSPDMPESDILTDPGLRKELLPGWWDSEGFKLPQTYIKTVPIDSGAVDYGIPSDYSGEAEQSASIPGSDWLQCASRHTGMPQWVMAASMVAVALSALWLCLSSDKSTDTQSEEITNEKSSPPNKLTILILDEAPLNKIPPPKYSEIDMNCKL from the exons atggaaagaaataaagaaatagttGCCATATTTCTCGTATTAATTGTTGACTTAGTTTACGCTGACGTGTATTATAACTTCGTTAATAGAGGAGACCCGTGCGTAGCTTTATGTGACAAAACTCCACTGTCTTTCAGTGAT ACCAATTACCTCAAATCCTGTTGCCAGCGAGGATGTACCTTCTTTAGACTCGTTGATCTGCGTCATGGATTGGAACCTGGTAGTTTGAATAGTACCAGAGATGCGTGCGAAGCTT CTTGCATCGAAGCGTATTCTTCACCTCAAGATCGCTATGCCTGTAACACTGGCTGCGAGTTTATGGCCAAACAACATGTATCGGAGCTTGTAACCTTATTTTCCGTTGCCATTTATGTGGAGGAGGGTCCCGATTCCAGCATTTTGCTGATGTCCCCAGATATGCCGGAAAGTGATATTCTCACTGATCCAGGACTCAGGAAAGAACTTCTTCCTGGATGGTGGGATTCTGAGGGATTTAAACTTCCACAAACTTATATCAAAACTGTACCCATAGATTCCGGG GCTGTTGATTATGGTATCCCATCGGACTACTCTGGGGAAGCTGAGCAATCAGCCTCCATTCCCGGGTCTGATTGGCTGCAGTGTGCCTCACGACATACTGGGATGCCGCAATGGGTAATGGCTGCATCAATGGTGGCAGTTGCGTTGTCTGCCCTGTGGCTATGTTTGTCATCTGATAAATCAACTGATACTCAGTCTGaagaaataacaaatgaaAAGTCAAGCCCTCCGAATAAGCTGACTATACTCATACTAGATGAGGCCCCATTGAATAAAATCCCACCACCAAAATACAGCGAAATTGATATGAATTGCAAACTTTAG